In Bacteroidales bacterium, a genomic segment contains:
- a CDS encoding YkgJ family cysteine cluster protein gives MECHDNCAACCIYLSISSPSPLHPNGKKAGERCLYLSDDLKCLIYNHPDRPKVCADFKPDPLICGRSTDEAKDIMSKLECLNI, from the coding sequence ATGGAGTGTCATGATAATTGCGCAGCTTGTTGTATCTATTTATCCATATCATCTCCAAGTCCGTTGCATCCCAACGGGAAAAAGGCGGGCGAACGTTGCCTTTACCTGTCTGACGATTTAAAATGTTTAATTTATAACCATCCTGATAGACCGAAAGTGTGTGCGGATTTCAAACCCGACCCACTTATATGTGGACGAAGCACTGATGAGGCAAAGGATATAATGTCAAAATTAGAATGTCTGAATATTTAG
- a CDS encoding PDZ domain-containing protein — protein MKIIIPLIILLTLFSCNNQSQNKSEQEPIKEAIILPDNAIPFIYKGGVIMDIKVNDSIMGSFLFDTGSDQLYLDSSFVANNNILTQKGRTKEISGVGANTPRVPVSDNIKLEIDSLTITYNNVPVLNLNSIRGEKIDGIFGIDIFRSSVLRINFDSSYFQIIKPSDFVIPSEHDSLKITIAGNKTFIKCKALILDSLNVDGFAMLDLGSGHNLTFTSVIAHDFNFNDNITNKYSVTHKNAGYGGDSHSYYFRAKKLNIGKYTLENPVMNYSTDESGGLSMWGPMGLIGIGVMKRFDLIFDFPNKKLYFKPNSLFNEHFFSSTTGFTGKYRESDSVAGFIIGNVIENSPASAAGIKPGDIITHLNGLEILSYPDTERNNLFLQDTMELEFKIKRGTESHIVKFVPREML, from the coding sequence ATGAAAATTATTATTCCACTTATCATCTTACTAACTCTTTTTAGTTGCAACAATCAGAGCCAAAATAAATCTGAGCAAGAACCGATAAAAGAGGCAATAATATTGCCAGATAACGCTATTCCTTTTATTTATAAAGGCGGAGTAATTATGGATATAAAAGTCAACGATTCAATCATGGGAAGCTTCCTTTTTGATACTGGTTCGGACCAATTATATCTCGATAGTTCATTTGTAGCCAACAATAATATCCTTACACAAAAGGGCAGAACGAAAGAAATAAGTGGTGTTGGAGCAAACACTCCCCGAGTTCCCGTTTCTGATAATATAAAATTGGAGATAGACTCATTGACTATTACTTACAATAATGTTCCTGTTTTAAATCTTAACTCCATCAGAGGGGAAAAGATTGATGGTATATTTGGAATAGATATTTTTAGGAGTTCCGTTTTAAGAATCAATTTTGACAGCAGTTATTTTCAAATAATTAAGCCATCTGATTTTGTTATTCCAAGCGAGCATGACAGTCTGAAAATCACTATTGCGGGGAACAAAACCTTTATTAAATGTAAGGCATTAATTCTTGACTCTCTAAATGTAGATGGCTTTGCTATGTTAGATTTGGGAAGTGGACATAATCTAACATTTACAAGTGTGATTGCCCACGATTTCAACTTCAACGACAATATAACAAACAAATACTCTGTTACACATAAAAACGCAGGATATGGAGGAGACTCCCACTCTTATTATTTTAGAGCCAAAAAATTAAATATAGGTAAATATACTCTTGAAAACCCTGTTATGAATTATTCTACTGACGAAAGTGGGGGGCTATCAATGTGGGGACCTATGGGTTTAATTGGAATAGGAGTAATGAAAAGGTTTGACTTGATATTCGATTTTCCAAACAAGAAATTGTATTTCAAACCTAACAGTTTGTTCAACGAACATTTCTTTTCAAGCACAACTGGATTTACGGGAAAATATAGAGAATCAGATAGTGTTGCAGGATTCATAATTGGAAATGTTATTGAAAATTCGCCTGCCAGTGCTGCCGGAATAAAGCCGGGAGATATAATTACCCATTTGAATGGTTTAGAGATTTTGTCATACCCAGATACAGAGAGAAATAACCTGTTTCTACAAGATACAATGGAGTTGGAATTTAAAATCAAACGAGGCACTGAATCACACATCGTTAAATTTGTTCCACGAGAAATGCTATGA
- a CDS encoding glutamate--tRNA ligase, whose translation MTVRVRFAPSPTGPLHIGGVRTALYNYLFARSKGGKFILRIEDTDQTRYVPGAEEYIIESFRWLGLKIDEGHTVGGPHASYRQSERSEIYVKYANELIDKGWGYFAFDTPEELDAIRKSYEAQGKVFTYDTTTRMQMKNSLTLPLEESMRIIENDEPYVVRFKIPENREVVMNDIIRGTIKVDTQTLDDKVLFKSDGLPTYHLANVVDDHLMEITHVIRGEEWLPSLPLHVLLYEAFGWQDTMPNFAHLPLILKPEGKGKLSKRDGDKLGFPVFPLLWESPEGEVSRGYREDGYLPEAVINLLALLGWNPGTEQEIFSLEQLIEAFDLERVSKSGARFDPDKARWFNHQHILLKSDDFLAVEFVNILKNKGITANYSYVLKIVQLIKERLNFTHELWDHGWFFFINPTEFDPSVVKKRWKADIIPHVNNVGKIISETTPYEVATIKENVSKYIEQNGLGFGAVANALRLALVGGSVGPDLFAICETIGAEACVNRIEFAINNISIQ comes from the coding sequence ATGACAGTAAGAGTACGATTTGCACCGAGTCCCACAGGACCACTTCATATCGGAGGTGTAAGAACAGCCCTATACAACTATCTTTTTGCACGTAGCAAAGGAGGTAAATTTATTCTCCGTATTGAAGATACCGACCAAACGCGATATGTTCCCGGAGCGGAGGAGTATATAATCGAGTCGTTTCGTTGGCTTGGACTGAAAATAGACGAAGGACACACTGTTGGAGGTCCTCACGCATCTTATCGGCAGTCTGAGCGTTCCGAAATATATGTTAAATATGCTAATGAACTGATTGATAAAGGTTGGGGATATTTTGCTTTTGACACACCAGAGGAGTTAGATGCTATAAGAAAATCGTATGAGGCTCAAGGTAAGGTATTTACCTACGACACGACTACACGTATGCAGATGAAAAACTCTCTGACACTCCCTTTAGAAGAGTCGATGAGAATAATCGAGAATGATGAACCTTATGTCGTAAGGTTTAAAATACCAGAGAACCGCGAGGTCGTTATGAATGATATTATAAGAGGCACGATAAAAGTTGATACACAAACACTTGACGATAAAGTACTTTTCAAATCAGACGGACTGCCAACTTACCATTTGGCAAACGTTGTTGATGACCACTTAATGGAGATAACTCACGTAATCCGTGGTGAAGAGTGGTTGCCCTCACTTCCGTTGCATGTGCTTTTGTACGAGGCTTTTGGCTGGCAAGATACAATGCCAAATTTTGCACATCTTCCGTTGATTTTAAAACCCGAAGGCAAAGGAAAATTGAGTAAACGCGATGGAGATAAATTGGGATTTCCTGTCTTCCCTTTGTTATGGGAATCGCCCGAAGGAGAAGTTAGCCGCGGATACCGCGAAGATGGTTATCTGCCCGAAGCTGTAATTAATTTACTTGCGCTTTTAGGTTGGAATCCCGGCACTGAGCAGGAGATTTTTAGCCTCGAACAGTTGATAGAAGCGTTTGATTTAGAGCGCGTAAGCAAATCTGGAGCACGTTTTGATCCCGATAAAGCACGTTGGTTCAACCACCAACATATTTTGCTGAAAAGTGACGATTTTTTGGCAGTGGAGTTTGTTAATATCCTAAAAAACAAAGGAATAACAGCCAATTATTCATATGTTTTAAAAATTGTTCAGCTTATAAAGGAGCGTCTGAACTTTACACACGAATTGTGGGATCATGGCTGGTTTTTCTTTATTAATCCAACCGAGTTCGATCCAAGTGTTGTAAAGAAACGTTGGAAAGCTGATATTATTCCTCACGTAAATAATGTGGGAAAAATCATTTCTGAAACAACACCGTATGAGGTAGCAACTATTAAGGAGAACGTTTCGAAATATATAGAGCAAAACGGATTAGGCTTTGGTGCCGTTGCTAACGCACTTAGATTGGCTTTGGTAGGAGGTTCAGTTGGACCCGACTTGTTTGCGATATGCGAAACTATTGGTGCTGAGGCTTGTGTAAATAGAATTGAATTTGCAATTAACAATATATCAATACAATAG
- a CDS encoding PorV/PorQ family protein, with protein sequence MIRKITISVSFFLMIFSVNSLSAQVVRKYSNEFLSIGIGARAMGMGNSVAASTTDIYSTYYNPSGLLSMENDMQVGYMHSEYFAGIAKYDYGAVAYRINESQVAGISFIRFGVDNIPNTLNLYKDGVLNYDRVTSFSVADMAFIGTFAQKIPVENLSVGGNIKIIRRKAGDFAKSWGFGFDVGARYVLDDWVFAAIARDVTGTFNAWSYNTDDLREVFIETGNEIPTNSLEITTPRIIGAVSYSYTIRERFKILGEFNLDITTDKKRNTLIRTNFISMDPQLGLEFSFDNIVYARFGIRNLQQEIGDESKKHYTIMPGIGAGLQINRFGLDYAYTDIGNVSGALYSHIISLKYQFNQRSSN encoded by the coding sequence ATGATTCGCAAGATCACAATATCAGTTTCGTTTTTTCTAATGATTTTTTCCGTTAACTCTTTATCGGCACAGGTAGTAAGGAAATATAGTAATGAGTTTTTAAGTATCGGCATTGGAGCAAGAGCAATGGGCATGGGCAATTCGGTTGCAGCTTCAACAACTGACATCTATTCAACCTATTACAATCCGTCGGGGCTATTGTCAATGGAAAACGATATGCAGGTTGGATACATGCACTCTGAATATTTTGCAGGCATCGCAAAGTACGATTATGGTGCAGTTGCTTACCGTATAAACGAAAGTCAGGTGGCTGGAATTTCGTTTATAAGATTTGGAGTCGATAATATTCCCAATACACTGAATTTGTATAAAGACGGAGTTCTAAATTACGATCGTGTGACATCATTTTCTGTTGCAGATATGGCTTTTATTGGCACTTTTGCGCAAAAAATACCAGTTGAAAACCTTTCAGTAGGCGGTAATATAAAAATTATAAGACGTAAGGCTGGCGATTTTGCAAAATCGTGGGGTTTTGGTTTTGATGTTGGTGCGAGATATGTATTAGACGATTGGGTTTTTGCTGCGATAGCTCGTGATGTTACAGGAACTTTTAACGCATGGAGTTATAATACAGACGACTTGCGAGAAGTATTTATAGAGACTGGAAACGAGATACCCACCAATTCTCTCGAAATAACTACCCCGCGGATTATTGGAGCAGTATCATATTCATACACAATACGCGAACGTTTTAAGATTTTGGGAGAGTTTAACCTCGATATCACTACAGATAAAAAAAGAAATACCCTTATTCGCACCAATTTTATAAGCATGGATCCCCAACTCGGCTTAGAGTTTAGCTTCGATAATATTGTTTATGCCCGATTTGGAATACGCAACCTTCAACAAGAGATTGGGGATGAATCGAAAAAACACTATACAATTATGCCGGGTATTGGTGCAGGCTTGCAAATAAACCGATTTGGATTAGATTATGCTTATACCGATATCGGAAATGTTTCGGGAGCACTCTATTCACACATAATATCTCTGAAGTATCAGTTTAATCAAAGAAGCAGTAATTGA
- a CDS encoding HD domain-containing protein: protein MSEYLDLFSEIESDFLNYVDCFVDDDEEPEFLQLINLKKEHSLKVSELSGKIAHSENFDDKTILLCKVGGIMHDIGRFEQLNFYRTFDDLQSVDHGDLGHNVLSNTGFLEHFSTPEQLALLYAVKNHNKRYVTEYPDEISEKITKVVRDADKLDVYRVMQESLEKESDENKSTVLLNLEENGKISDEAYQQFKNHKVVNKQQLKSAADFLVMQLSWIFDVNYKSTFNLISSSEGYQFITKCLKDDELFDNINDIITQYIEQKLTK, encoded by the coding sequence ATGTCTGAATATTTAGACCTTTTTAGCGAAATAGAAAGCGATTTTTTAAACTACGTCGATTGCTTTGTTGATGACGACGAAGAACCAGAATTTCTTCAACTTATTAACTTAAAAAAAGAGCACTCTTTAAAAGTATCTGAACTTTCAGGTAAGATTGCACACTCGGAGAATTTCGATGATAAAACGATTTTGTTGTGCAAAGTCGGAGGGATAATGCATGACATAGGTCGTTTCGAACAACTCAATTTTTACAGAACTTTTGATGACTTACAATCTGTCGATCATGGCGATTTGGGACACAATGTGCTTTCAAACACAGGGTTCCTCGAACATTTTAGTACGCCCGAACAGCTGGCTCTTTTGTATGCAGTTAAAAATCATAACAAAAGATATGTAACAGAATATCCAGACGAAATTTCCGAAAAAATAACCAAAGTTGTCAGAGATGCCGACAAACTCGATGTTTACCGGGTAATGCAAGAAAGTTTGGAAAAAGAGTCTGATGAAAACAAAAGTACTGTTTTGCTCAATTTGGAAGAGAATGGAAAAATTTCTGATGAAGCATATCAACAGTTTAAAAATCACAAGGTTGTGAATAAGCAACAGTTAAAATCGGCAGCTGATTTTTTAGTTATGCAACTTAGTTGGATTTTTGACGTTAATTATAAGTCAACGTTTAATTTAATTTCCAGTTCTGAGGGATATCAATTTATAACCAAATGTCTGAAAGACGATGAATTGTTTGATAACATAAATGATATTATCACACAATATATTGAACAAAAATTAACAAAATAA
- a CDS encoding acyl-CoA reductase, with protein sequence MKPDCIIDVLDKLGSIISNFLSLSEEERVAKYPELSTAVLDCHEQNSWFVKPFVINSLKGVSQWLNKDKLWSFYNENRIKFAKTPKTIGLIMAGNIPLVGFHDFIIVLLTGNKAVVKLSSKDTILLPTLVSYLEKDFPEIAKHISFVQEITDNIDALIASGTNNTMSYFSYKYGQIPSILRGSRNSVAVITGNETAEEIEELTKDICLYFGMGCRSVSKIYLPDEECIKQIQDSLSAYSWMTNHKDWSDNLRFQKAMMLTKGETFYDCGPVIMIQESKLNSPMSVVHFEIYKSIEEVKKSLKALDSMVQCVVGDAKIDNSWVPFGKSQYPDINDFADRINTCDFIMQL encoded by the coding sequence ATGAAGCCCGATTGTATTATAGATGTTCTTGACAAACTTGGGTCAATCATCAGTAATTTTCTTAGTCTCTCTGAAGAGGAGAGGGTTGCTAAATATCCCGAGCTTAGCACCGCTGTTTTGGATTGTCACGAGCAGAACAGTTGGTTTGTTAAACCATTTGTAATCAACTCGTTAAAAGGGGTTAGCCAGTGGCTTAATAAAGATAAACTTTGGAGTTTTTACAATGAAAACAGAATCAAATTTGCGAAAACCCCCAAAACGATAGGATTAATAATGGCGGGTAATATCCCTTTAGTTGGATTTCATGACTTTATAATAGTGCTTTTGACGGGGAATAAAGCGGTTGTTAAGCTTTCGTCTAAAGATACAATCTTACTACCCACGCTGGTATCCTATTTAGAAAAAGATTTTCCCGAGATTGCCAAACATATCTCTTTTGTGCAAGAAATTACAGACAATATAGATGCTCTGATTGCCTCCGGCACAAATAATACCATGAGTTACTTTAGCTATAAATATGGGCAGATTCCCTCAATTTTAAGAGGTAGCCGAAACAGTGTGGCTGTAATTACTGGAAATGAGACAGCAGAAGAGATTGAAGAGTTAACCAAAGATATTTGCCTCTATTTTGGAATGGGATGTCGTTCAGTTTCTAAAATTTATCTGCCTGATGAAGAATGTATTAAACAAATTCAAGACTCTCTTTCTGCATATTCCTGGATGACTAATCATAAAGATTGGTCTGACAATCTAAGGTTTCAAAAGGCAATGATGTTGACTAAAGGAGAAACTTTTTACGATTGCGGTCCAGTTATTATGATTCAGGAGTCGAAACTAAATTCGCCAATGTCAGTGGTTCATTTTGAAATATATAAGTCGATAGAGGAAGTTAAAAAATCTTTAAAAGCCTTAGATTCAATGGTTCAATGCGTGGTTGGGGATGCCAAAATTGACAACTCATGGGTACCTTTCGGAAAATCGCAATATCCTGATATTAACGACTTTGCCGATAGAATAAATACTTGCGATTTTATAATGCAACTGTAA
- a CDS encoding leucine-rich repeat protein yields the protein MFKIKNIIVTLFALTISTVALTQTIGEKIKIDDYHIYKITSLEPPTVEVVPDFAGPPYWNQIKPYGNLVIPDTVFYKNILFKVTSIGKGAFYGCDNLISVVIPNSVKSFGARSFIFCNRLTSINIPDSLRSIADCAFSYCSGITSVNIPDSVTSIGSYAFFECSGLTSVNIPKLLTSINNHTFFKCTSLTSVTFPDSLTSIEEYAFAYCSNLTSATIPNSVTSIGEFAFGYCSSLTSVNIPELITSIEIGTFFQCTNLISITIPEIVTEIGLGAFLSCESLTELTIPASVTSIGKGAFDGCIGLTSVTIPKSVTFIGNGAFRRCTSLTAIDVATENTEYISENGVLFNYDKTTLITYPAGKVGASYDIPLSVDSIGIAAFEGSVHLTSITVPEQITSISRYTFAKCAALESVTLHNSLTSIGDAAFNSCSSLISITIPTTVKSIGDEAFIHCTGLTSITSLITDPRLVTLGEKVFFGVPKGTDANACALYVPEASLHQYQNAWQWKDFIPNMFTSIEDTPQVSVIVYPNPASDFLNIKSDTPICSFEIYDALGRLVKYQTEMFDTENIIDVSSLTYGIYFIKLHTTNGIAEHKVVIRVY from the coding sequence ATGTTTAAAATAAAAAACATAATAGTTACGCTATTTGCCCTGACAATAAGCACAGTTGCCTTGACACAAACAATAGGCGAAAAGATCAAGATAGACGATTATCATATTTACAAAATAACAAGCCTTGAGCCCCCAACTGTTGAAGTTGTGCCAGACTTTGCTGGACCTCCGTATTGGAATCAAATAAAACCTTATGGCAATTTAGTTATACCAGACACAGTATTCTATAAAAACATTTTATTCAAAGTTACTTCTATTGGAAAAGGTGCTTTCTATGGTTGCGATAACTTAATATCTGTTGTTATTCCTAACTCCGTGAAATCATTTGGTGCTCGTTCTTTTATATTCTGCAACCGTTTAACATCAATTAATATTCCTGACTCTTTGAGGTCAATTGCAGATTGTGCTTTCAGCTATTGCTCAGGAATAACATCAGTTAATATTCCTGATTCAGTAACGTCAATTGGTAGTTATGCATTTTTTGAATGCTCAGGTCTAACATCTGTTAACATCCCTAAATTATTAACTTCAATTAATAACCATACTTTTTTCAAATGTACAAGCTTAACATCTGTTACTTTTCCCGATTCACTGACATCAATTGAAGAATATGCTTTTGCTTACTGTTCTAATTTAACATCGGCTACTATTCCTAACTCCGTAACATCTATCGGAGAGTTTGCTTTTGGTTATTGCTCTAGTTTAACATCAGTTAATATTCCTGAACTCATAACTTCAATAGAGATAGGTACTTTTTTTCAATGTACAAATTTAATATCAATTACTATTCCTGAAATAGTAACTGAGATTGGGCTGGGAGCTTTTTTATCCTGCGAGAGTTTAACAGAGCTTACTATTCCTGCATCTGTTACTTCAATCGGTAAAGGAGCTTTTGATGGTTGTATTGGCTTAACCTCAGTTACTATTCCAAAATCTGTTACATTTATTGGCAATGGAGCTTTCAGGCGATGTACTTCGCTTACTGCTATAGACGTTGCGACCGAAAACACGGAGTATATCAGCGAAAACGGAGTATTGTTTAACTATGACAAAACTACGTTAATAACTTATCCTGCGGGCAAGGTGGGAGCTTCATACGATATTCCATTATCTGTTGACTCAATAGGGATTGCTGCTTTTGAGGGTAGTGTACATCTTACGTCAATAACTGTTCCTGAACAGATAACGTCAATTAGTCGTTATACCTTTGCCAAATGCGCTGCATTAGAGTCAGTTACTCTCCATAACTCCTTAACGTCAATTGGAGACGCTGCTTTCAATAGTTGTAGTAGTTTAATATCAATTACAATACCTACAACGGTAAAATCAATTGGAGATGAGGCTTTTATCCATTGTACAGGATTAACTTCTATAACTTCTCTAATAACAGACCCCCGCTTAGTAACATTAGGTGAAAAGGTGTTTTTTGGTGTTCCCAAAGGCACAGATGCTAATGCTTGTGCGCTCTATGTTCCTGAAGCAAGTTTACATCAGTATCAAAATGCATGGCAATGGAAAGACTTTATACCAAATATGTTTACAAGTATAGAGGATACTCCGCAAGTCTCTGTTATAGTCTATCCCAATCCAGCAAGCGACTTTCTTAATATAAAAAGCGACACGCCTATCTGTAGCTTTGAGATTTACGATGCTCTTGGAAGATTGGTGAAATACCAGACTGAAATGTTTGATACAGAGAACATTATAGATGTATCTTCGCTTACATATGGTATCTATTTTATTAAACTACACACCACAAACGGCATTGCAGAACATAAAGTTGTAATTAGGGTTTACTAA